The Eubacterium ventriosum genome includes the window TCCAATAGAACATTTGATACAAGAGAAGTATTATCATTTGCTGATTGTTTAGTAACAAATAGTGGATTGTATGCAACATATTTTGCAGTTAGACAGAAACCTATTTATTGCCTAAAATATACTAACTGTCAGTTTGAAAAATATATGAAGAGAAAGTTTTCAAATTTATACATTAAAAACGTTGAAGACATTGATATGACAAAATTTTCAGAATTTACTTCAGAGAACGAAAAGTTTTGCAAATATTTCTCATATGATTGCGGTGAAAATCCATCAGCCAAGATATCTGAAATTTTTGAATAGAATATAGTAACAGGAAAGAGTAAGCATTATGAATTTTTTTCAAAAATTAACAGGACATTTTTTAACAATAACACGCCATAGACATAAGGTTATTGCCCATTGCGCAAAGGCGGGAATATTGTGGCAGGGACTTAGACACGACCTGTCAAAATATACTCCAACTGAGTTTATCCCTGGAGTAAAATACTATATGGGAGATAGAAGTCCAAATGAAGGGGAAAGAATGGACAAGGGCTATTCTAAGGCATGGTTACATCATAAGGGACGTAACAGACATCATTTTGAATATTGGGTTGATTACAATATGAAAAGTCATAAGAACGAACCTGTTGAAATGCCTTATAATTATGTAGCGGAAATGTACTGTGACAGACTGGCAGCAGGCAAAATATATAACGGTGATAAATACAAACAGACTGATCCGTTAGAATATTTTGTCAGAAGAAAATCAAGTAGAATTATTCATCCAAAAACCAGTGATGAAATTGAAAAGCTACTTGTTATAACTGCCAATGAGGGAGAAGATGCAGCATTTAAATGCATAAGACAGAAATTAAAAAGCCAGAAGAAAGTATAGTTGGTAATACCGACTATACTTTTTGTAAATATTTTTACGAGAGGGAGAAAGATGAAAGATAAAACTACAACAATTTACAAAAACGCCATATTAAACAAGGCAACAGATGTTTTGCAAATATTTATTAAATATATAATCGTAATTATTTCTATGTTATTCTTAGGATTTATTTTCTTACAGAGCTTTTTTGGATCAACGTTTTTAGATTTTTGTGAATCATCTTTTTTTATTGAAAAACCATTTTGGAGTACAGTCCTTATAGTGCTGATTCCAATTTTAATTGCCATAATCGTAAAGATTATTCTGCAGAAGTATTCTATTTCAATAGTTACTCCAAATTATATTTTCCTTGGAATAGTAACGGTAGTTTATACGATTTTAATGATTATGTTTGTGTACAAAACAGGCATTCCGGCAATGGACGACCAGGAACTTATTTTGAACGCAGCCAATGACTTGCTTAACAATGTACCTGATATGTGGGATAAAGGAGCATATTGCTATAGATTTCCTAATCAGAACGGTTTTGTTTTGTTTGTGGCACTTGGATTGAAAATGTTTGGCGCAGATAATCAGATGGTTTTCCAATATTTAAACATACCGATGCTTATATTAAGTTCATTCTTTTTAAGCAAAACCATTTACCTTTTATTTAATGATAAGAAACTGGCACGTTATTCATATATTTTACTTTTGGGATTCTTCCAGTTGAATTGTTATGTAACATTTGTTTATGGAACATTATACGGACTTGCAGCTTCAGTTGCAGGAATATTCCTTTTGATTAAATATTTCAAAAAGAGAAATATTGTTAACGGACTTGTAGGTATTTCACTTCTTTCAATAGGATATGGATTTAAGTCAAACTATCTGATTATGATTGTTGCAGCTTGTCTGTTATTATTATTTGATGCAATAGTAAAAAAGAGTTTGAAATCAGTAATCTCTTTAGTGTGGGGAATTGTTTTTTATGTTGTTGTAGTTACTTCAATTTCGTCAACTATTTATCATCTTACAGGAAAGAAAGTAGATGAGGGAACTCCAAATACAGCTTGGGTAGCTATGGGATTGCAGGAAAGTTACAAGGCTCCGGGATGGTGGAATGGGTATAATGCTAAGGTTTTTGCAGACAATGAATATGATATTTCAAAAACAAAAGAGGCAATTTCACAAAATATATCTGAAAGAATGGAAGAATTAAAAAAAGATAAAGACTATACAATGTCATTTTTTAGCAAAAAAACAGCATCTCAATGGAGTGAAGGAACATTTGAATGTTTTTATATAACAAACTTGGATAGAGGACGACTTTCTAATCCAACATGGACAGATTCGGTGAAGAATCTAATGGTGGACGGACATTCAGCCAATCGTGCAGTTACTACAATATGTAATTATTTTATTGTATTTTTGTGGCTTGGAATAATATTATTCTTAATATTCGATTTCCGAAAACTGGATGCTTATAAGTTGATTTTTGCAATTACATTTATAGGAGGATTCCTATTCCATCTTGTTTGGGAAGCAAAAGGTCAGTATACAATAATTTATGCTTATCTTATGATTCCATATATGCTTAGAGGCTATCAGTTATTGCTTAGAAGAGTATGCAACATAAGCCTTGGCGAAAAAGAGGCTAAAGAAAAGAGAGGAACAATTATTCCTGTGGTTGTCATTGCTTTAGTTGTAATAGTAATAGGCATTTCAAATAATAAAGTTGTAAATGAAACAATAAAGCTAAATGGCGATAAGGAAAGATATGAGTCATATATGAGCCATCAGATTGATGACTTGGATGATGGAAATTATACTATAATACCTGCAAATGATTCATCAGTAACACTGGCAGGATTAATAGGCAATGATAAAAAATATTCAGATAAGTTTGTAGTTGACTGTTCACTTATAAGTCTTTGTGGTAAGAACAGCAACGGAATATCTGACCAGTCACTTGGAATACTGGAAGGCAAAATAGATCCTGGAACTTCAGTAGGACTAAGTGCAACAGACCGTTCAATATTCCAGCGTTGGATTGTTAAAAAGGTAAAAGACAATACTTATGAAATATATGATGAATACAATCTGGCATTAACATATGACAAGAAGGAAAAGAAACTTTCAATTGAACAGTATACCGGAGATAAAAACCAACAGTGGGTTATATATTTGGCAAAATAGAAAGTGGTTGCGTATAATATATTTTAGAATTTGAACGCAGATAAGCATTCCCCCGCTTCAAGTGCGCGGAGCACTAAGCGGCGGGTGAGGGGGGGATGCTTATGTCAGTGGGAGTTGAAAGCTCCCACTGACAGATCGCGAAGCGACTGCGTTCATGAGCAAGTAGCGAAGCGGATTGCGAATGTCCGCTTTACTTGGTTCCGTGGGGCCAACATATTTAGCACAAAAACAGAGCTGCATTGACGTTTGCCAATGCAGCTCTGTTAATTAAAAACTTTTTATAGTCCGGTTATTATTATTTTCCTGCAACATAATCTGTTGCCTTAACCCAGTTTTCATAAGGAATCATCTGAGCCCAATATGTATTGATAGGTTTTGTTTCATTCTTGTATAAGTCAACTAAAGACTGCTTGAATGTTAATTCTTCATCTGTAATTCTCTTAAGACCGGCAGGTATTGTCCAGTAGCATTTGCCAAAGTACCATAATTTATCATAATTACCAGTGATTCTACATGCGTTTGTTACAGCCTGGTCTGTGTTTTTGTGATGGATATGACCTGTTTCTCCGGCAGGACTATGTGTTGCAATCAAATCCCAATTCTTACTCTTAATAAGTTTAGTTACATCAGCAGCAACACCGTCTTTTACAGAATCCCAATCATATTTAACCCATTTCTTATTAGCATCTCTAACAAGGTCAGGATAATCTAAAATAATTCCCTTAATGCCTGCTTTTTCCATTACAGACTTAAATTCATTCTTTCTAACATCTGTGAAATGATTTGTAAGACATACAACAAACCAGTTACCTGATTTTAAATGAGCACCGCCCCATAATGTTTCGTCATCAGGATGGGCAACAATCATAAGCTTGTTACATCCGCTAGTATCAATGTTGTCATATAATAATGAATTTTCAAAGAAGCCTGTTTTATTTTCTACAACTAAGAGCATTCTTAATGTTTCTTTCTTTTTTGAAGGAGTTGCAGTAATGTAAACTTCACCCGGTCTCTTTGTTGTTATAAGACCATTGTCATCAACTGTTGCTATAGATTGATCTTCAGATTTATACTGTATTTTTTCAATGTCATGATTTGTGTACTGAAGAACAATCTGATAATTGTTTCCGTATTTAACTGTTGCTTTATTGCCATTCTTAAAACTAATCTGTGGAAATTCCTCAGTTTTAATTTTATAAGTCTTTTTAACCTTTGTTTCTTTGGAGTAAACAGTGATTTTGACTTTACCTTTTTTCTTTATTGTAAGTAAACCATCTTCAGATATTGTGGCAACATTATCGTTAGAACTGTCCCAAGTTATTTCTTCCAATGTTTTCTTAGGTGTAGTCTTGTAATTTAACTGATACTGCTGACCTATGTAATAATGTTTCTTCCTGCCAACAACTTTGATTGATTTTACATTTTTAAAAACTTTAACCTTGCATTTAGCCTTTTTTGAAGTACCTTTAATCTGGGCATATACTGTAATGTTACCTTTTTTAAGAGCCTTGACAACCCCTTTCTTATTTACAGTGGCTACCTTTTTGTTTGATGAAGAATAAACTACATCGCTCTTTTTGTAATTGCCTGATAACTTGACTTTAAGCTGCTTGCGCTGTGTAGCAAACATTGTTATCTTTTTGCTATTGTTGTTAAAAGATACAGCTTTTGGAGCTGCATGTACGCTTAATGTACCAATGCCACATAGACATGTCAGCAAAGCAAGAGTTGTAATTAATTTTTTTGTTACTGAATTTTTGCTCATTTTTTTCACCTCATTTTAATATTTTCATTCTCAAAGAACAATTCTATTGTATTATTCGAAAAAAAGCAACATAAACTTTGTTGCTGATAGTTCCAAACAGTAAAAAATTAAGTAAATTTTGTAAACAAATTGTATATCGAAAAACAAAAAAATGCAAAAAAAAAATCCACCGGAAAACGATTATGCAACGCACCGACGGATTTAGTATTAATATTAAGCTTCTGTTTTATCTTTTTTAAAAATAACAAGTTTGCTGAATACATAGTTAAGTAATACAACAAGAAATGACATTGTAATCTTGCACACGCTACCTTCCAATCCGAAGATTGCCTGATTAAATCCGTGGCTTACAAGGAAAGGAACACCGAAGATTTCGATTAAACCTGTTGCGATTCTCGCAGACAAGAATAAGCTTAATTCCTTAAGAACAAACTTAGGATTCCATGAATAACTTTCAAATACGAAAAGCTTGTTTGTTATGTAAGCAAAAGTTACAGCTAAAACCCATGAAACCACATTGGCAACAAAAACATCAATAGTGCTTGCTGAAATATGAAGGGGTCCTGTTAAATGGTTGCCCGGATGGCAAAACATAACCATAAGACTGTAAACTACCCAGTTAACAACAGTGGTTCCACCACCCATAATAAGGTACATAATAATTTCTTTATATTTAATAAAAAGTTGTTTAATAGTTTCCATTAAAAATCTCCTCCACTTAATTTAACTTCGACAAGTATAACACAAAAAATAAAAGTTGTAACTATTTCCTTAAAAATCGGGAAAAATCAATAATTTACTGTAGATAATTGCAAGAAACAAATAAAATGTTATAATGAACAGGTATGAAAAGGAGGGACAATATGAAGCCAATATTATACATAGTTATACCTTGTTATAATGAAGAAGAGGTTTTACCTATTACAAAAGACTTATTTTTAAACAAACTTAAGGAATTAATTTCAAAAGAAAAGATCAGTGATTCAAGTAGAGTAATGTTTGTTAATGACGGCAGTAAGGATTCAACATGGGAGATTATTAAGAAGCTGGCATTAGAAGATGAACATTTCATCGGAATTACACAGAGTAGAAACAGAGGACATCAGAATGCAGTTCTTGCAGGTTTGATGGAAGCAAAAGACAAGTGTGACATTACTATATCTATTGACTGTGACGGTCAGGATGATATTAATGCCATGAATGAAATGGTTGATGAATATTTAGAAGGAAGCGAAATCGTGTATGGTGTGCGTTCTAAGAGAGATACAGATACTTTCTTTAAAAGAGCCACTGCTGAAGGCTTCTATAAAGTTTTAAATATAATGGGAGCAGAGGTTGTGTTTAACCATGCAGATTACAGACTTGTTAGTAGTAGAGTTCTTAATGAGTTTGCTAATTTTAAGGAAGTTAATCTTTTCCTTAGAGGAATGTTTCCACTTGTAGGTTTTAAGAGCACAAGCGTATATTATGAAAGAAATGAAAGAATTGCAGGGGAAAGTCATTATCCGTTAAAGAAGATGCTGGCACTTGCATTTGATGGAATTACAAGTTTAAGCATTAAACCAATACGAATGATTACAAGCTTTGGCTTTATTGTGGCATTGGTAAGTTTCATTTTTATTATAGTTTCTATTATACAGAAATTCGTTGGCACAACAGTAACAGGATGGACAAGTACAATAGCTGTTATATGTTTTGTTAGCGGTGTTCAGTTAATATGTATGGGTGTTCTTGGAGAATATATTGGAAAGATATATATGGAAGTAAAACACAGACCACGTTACATAATTAGTGAACGAACAGAAGATTTAAAAGAGAAGGATAAGTAAGATGGAGCAAAAAAAAGGAGCGGGTAGAATAGCAAAATGGGATAACGCAAGATGGATTCTGATTACACTTGTAGTTATATGCCATTTTTTTGAAAATTATTTAGGAAACCCAGTAGCTAATTCACTGTTTTTTTATGTATACACATTTCATATGCCGGCATTCTTCCTTATAGCAGGTTTGTTTTCAAAGAAAACAGTAGAAGACAGAAGAATCGACAAAGTTGCACCTTACATATTAATTTACATATTTATTAAAATAGTAAATTGGATTGTACAAATGATAATTTACGGGAAATATACTTCTATAAATTGGTTTGTTGAATCGGGAGTTGCATGGTTTGCATTGGCAATGTTTTTTATGTATATAATAACATTTTACACAAAACGCTTTAAACCGGTTTATGTGTTTGTCTTATCTGTAGTTATTGCAATGATTTTAGGCTATACAGGTGAGAATACAGATATTTTCTGTTGGTTGAGAATTGTTAATTTTTATCCATTTTTCTATTTAGGATATGTTATTTCAATAGAAGACATAACGAAATGGTTGGAAAATAAAAAAATAAAAGTAATGGCAATTATTTCGTTGATTACTTATTTTGTAATATGTTATGTAGGAATTGACAAAATCTTTTGGCTAAGATTTTTGTTAACAGGAAGAAGTGGATATTACCGTTTGGAATATGGAATGGCATATGGTCCGCTGATTAGATTAGGAGTGTATGTTATTTCATTCTTTATAGTATTTATGTTCCTAAGCATTATGCCGAAAAGAAGATTTATTTTATCAAAGATAGGTCAGAGAAGCTTAAGTGTATATGTATTCCACTATGTTTTTATCTATATTTATATGGCAAGCAGTTTGTACAAATATTTGCCTTACAAGTATCCTAACAAATGGTGGTTATTTATTGTTGCAATTGGAATAGTAGTCACATTAATATGTGGAACAAAATGGCCTGATGCATTATGCAAATGGATTATGAATAGTAATATTAAATATAGAAAGAATGCCAAACAGTAATTATTTTAATCAATAGGAAAATCCTATAATGAAAGGAAGTATATGAACAGTTACGATAATAACGGACAGATAAATAACTACAATAATTCATATATGAATGAACCGGAGCAGAGGAAAATCCCATATGTAACAGCAGTGCTTGTTGCAATAAATGTGGTAGTCTTTCTAGTGATGGAATTTTTTGGCTCAACAGAAAGTGGTGAATATATGTATGCTCACGGAGCATCATATGCACCGGATATTTTCGAAAACGGACAATGGTATAGAATACTAACAAGTATGTTTATGCATTTTGGAGCAGAACACCTGATAAACAACATGGTAATGCTTTATATCCTTGGATATCAGATAGAAGAAAACTTCGGAAGAGTAAAATATCTTATAACATACTTTATATGTGGCATAGCCGGAGGCATAATCTCATCAGGAATCGAAATGATAACAGGAGAGTACTCCATAAGTGCCGGAGCTTCAGGAGCAATTTTTGGCATCTTCGGTGTCCTACTGGTAATGATATTCAAAAGCAGAAAACAACTGGGACAGGTATCTGCACCACGACTAATCTTGTTATTTATACTAATGGTCTTCGGCAACATGCAGGAAGGCGTAGATTGGATGGCACATCTGGGCGGAGCAGTTACAGGAGTTGTTATTGCATTAGCAATATATAGACCTGGAAACAAACCGCTACATTTATAAGGACAATAGCAAATTACAATTTTTATGGATAGTTGTAAAGCTAACATATCAATATTTTATCCATCGGGGAGCAGAAATTTATGCAAGCAAACAATAGGCAGATTTTTGAAATTTTGCGAGCATAGTGTAAGCCAAAAATCAACTGTCTGAGCCGTAGGCGAGTTTTGATTTTTGGACTTACAATAAACGGCGGAGCAAAATAATAAAATCAACGTGTTTGCGGTATAAATTTCTGTTCAACGATGGTAAATACAAAATATTGATTTGCAACTATCTAAATATGAATTTGCTATTATCCAATAAAAAGAATTGGATTTAGGAGGTAAGTTTTATGAGCGATTGTATTTTTTGTAAAATTGCTGGAGGTGAAATTCCTTCAATTACTTTGTTTGAAGATGATAAGGTTAAGGTTATTTTTGATGCAGGCCCTGCAACAGTAGGTCATGCATTGGTTATTCCTAAGAGCCATGCAGCTAATGTTTTTGAGATTGACGATGAACTTTTGGCTCACGCTCACATCGTAGCTAAGAAGGTTGCAACTGCACTTAAGGAAGCAACAGGTTGTGAAGGTGTTAATATTTTGCAGAACAATGGAGAAATAGCAGGTCAGTCTGTTTTCCATCTTCATATTCATGTTATTCCAAGATATAGCAAGGATGATGCTAATATTAAGTGGACACCGGGAACTCAGGATGT containing:
- a CDS encoding glycosyltransferase family 2 protein → MKPILYIVIPCYNEEEVLPITKDLFLNKLKELISKEKISDSSRVMFVNDGSKDSTWEIIKKLALEDEHFIGITQSRNRGHQNAVLAGLMEAKDKCDITISIDCDGQDDINAMNEMVDEYLEGSEIVYGVRSKRDTDTFFKRATAEGFYKVLNIMGAEVVFNHADYRLVSSRVLNEFANFKEVNLFLRGMFPLVGFKSTSVYYERNERIAGESHYPLKKMLALAFDGITSLSIKPIRMITSFGFIVALVSFIFIIVSIIQKFVGTTVTGWTSTIAVICFVSGVQLICMGVLGEYIGKIYMEVKHRPRYIISERTEDLKEKDK
- a CDS encoding DUF5662 family protein; this translates as MNFFQKLTGHFLTITRHRHKVIAHCAKAGILWQGLRHDLSKYTPTEFIPGVKYYMGDRSPNEGERMDKGYSKAWLHHKGRNRHHFEYWVDYNMKSHKNEPVEMPYNYVAEMYCDRLAAGKIYNGDKYKQTDPLEYFVRRKSSRIIHPKTSDEIEKLLVITANEGEDAAFKCIRQKLKSQKKV
- a CDS encoding rhomboid family intramembrane serine protease; its protein translation is MNSYDNNGQINNYNNSYMNEPEQRKIPYVTAVLVAINVVVFLVMEFFGSTESGEYMYAHGASYAPDIFENGQWYRILTSMFMHFGAEHLINNMVMLYILGYQIEENFGRVKYLITYFICGIAGGIISSGIEMITGEYSISAGASGAIFGIFGVLLVMIFKSRKQLGQVSAPRLILLFILMVFGNMQEGVDWMAHLGGAVTGVVIALAIYRPGNKPLHL
- a CDS encoding HIT family protein — its product is MSDCIFCKIAGGEIPSITLFEDDKVKVIFDAGPATVGHALVIPKSHAANVFEIDDELLAHAHIVAKKVATALKEATGCEGVNILQNNGEIAGQSVFHLHIHVIPRYSKDDANIKWTPGTQDVDKLNAIAEKVQKIL
- a CDS encoding Ig-like domain-containing protein — translated: MSKNSVTKKLITTLALLTCLCGIGTLSVHAAPKAVSFNNNSKKITMFATQRKQLKVKLSGNYKKSDVVYSSSNKKVATVNKKGVVKALKKGNITVYAQIKGTSKKAKCKVKVFKNVKSIKVVGRKKHYYIGQQYQLNYKTTPKKTLEEITWDSSNDNVATISEDGLLTIKKKGKVKITVYSKETKVKKTYKIKTEEFPQISFKNGNKATVKYGNNYQIVLQYTNHDIEKIQYKSEDQSIATVDDNGLITTKRPGEVYITATPSKKKETLRMLLVVENKTGFFENSLLYDNIDTSGCNKLMIVAHPDDETLWGGAHLKSGNWFVVCLTNHFTDVRKNEFKSVMEKAGIKGIILDYPDLVRDANKKWVKYDWDSVKDGVAADVTKLIKSKNWDLIATHSPAGETGHIHHKNTDQAVTNACRITGNYDKLWYFGKCYWTIPAGLKRITDEELTFKQSLVDLYKNETKPINTYWAQMIPYENWVKATDYVAGK
- a CDS encoding acyltransferase family protein, with the translated sequence MEQKKGAGRIAKWDNARWILITLVVICHFFENYLGNPVANSLFFYVYTFHMPAFFLIAGLFSKKTVEDRRIDKVAPYILIYIFIKIVNWIVQMIIYGKYTSINWFVESGVAWFALAMFFMYIITFYTKRFKPVYVFVLSVVIAMILGYTGENTDIFCWLRIVNFYPFFYLGYVISIEDITKWLENKKIKVMAIISLITYFVICYVGIDKIFWLRFLLTGRSGYYRLEYGMAYGPLIRLGVYVISFFIVFMFLSIMPKRRFILSKIGQRSLSVYVFHYVFIYIYMASSLYKYLPYKYPNKWWLFIVAIGIVVTLICGTKWPDALCKWIMNSNIKYRKNAKQ
- a CDS encoding GtrA family protein; protein product: METIKQLFIKYKEIIMYLIMGGGTTVVNWVVYSLMVMFCHPGNHLTGPLHISASTIDVFVANVVSWVLAVTFAYITNKLFVFESYSWNPKFVLKELSLFLSARIATGLIEIFGVPFLVSHGFNQAIFGLEGSVCKITMSFLVVLLNYVFSKLVIFKKDKTEA